One genomic segment of Trichococcus shcherbakoviae includes these proteins:
- the gdhA gene encoding NADP-specific glutamate dehydrogenase → MTVAKDYIEGVYKKVEDRGPHQKEFLQAVRELFDTIEPALEKNPHYIKWNILERMVEPERIVSFRVPWMDDKGDVQVSKGFRVQFNSAIGPYKGGLRFHPTVNESILKFLGFEQIFKNSLTGLPIGGGKGGSDFDPKGKTDAEVMRFCQSFMTELQRHIGPTLDVPAGDIGVGGREIGYMYGQYKRLNGAETGVLTGKPVVMNGSLARTEATGYGLVYYTQEMLKANGKSFAGQKVIVSGSGNVAIYAIQKVHEFGGTVVACSDSNGFIYDETGIDVALLQDIKEVRRERLTAYAAEKATAVYKDGSVWDFDLNYDIALPSATQNEIDKEQAERLVKAGVYCVSEGANMPSTLEAVEIYADNNIFYGPAKAANAGGVATSALEMAQNSAHSHWTFEEVDGKLQEIMTNIFKTAEKTAEEYGIPGNYLAGANIAAFVQVADAMIYQGLV, encoded by the coding sequence ATGACAGTTGCTAAAGATTATATTGAAGGAGTCTATAAAAAGGTTGAAGACAGAGGCCCGCATCAAAAAGAATTTTTACAAGCGGTTAGGGAGTTGTTCGACACGATCGAACCAGCTTTGGAAAAGAATCCGCACTACATAAAATGGAACATTCTTGAAAGAATGGTAGAACCTGAACGCATCGTTTCCTTCCGTGTTCCTTGGATGGATGACAAAGGGGACGTTCAAGTCAGCAAAGGTTTCCGTGTCCAATTCAATTCAGCGATCGGACCATACAAAGGCGGGTTGCGTTTCCACCCGACAGTCAATGAAAGCATCCTGAAATTCTTAGGTTTCGAACAGATCTTCAAAAACAGCCTGACCGGATTACCGATCGGCGGCGGTAAAGGCGGATCTGATTTCGATCCTAAGGGCAAAACCGACGCTGAAGTGATGAGATTCTGCCAATCATTCATGACTGAGCTGCAAAGACACATCGGGCCTACTTTGGACGTCCCTGCTGGCGATATCGGTGTCGGCGGACGCGAAATCGGCTACATGTATGGCCAATACAAACGCTTGAATGGCGCTGAGACAGGTGTTCTGACGGGCAAACCGGTCGTCATGAACGGAAGTTTGGCTCGTACAGAAGCGACAGGATACGGGTTGGTTTACTATACACAAGAAATGCTGAAAGCGAACGGGAAATCGTTTGCCGGCCAAAAAGTGATAGTATCCGGAAGCGGAAATGTTGCCATCTATGCTATCCAAAAGGTTCATGAATTTGGTGGTACGGTTGTGGCTTGTTCCGATTCAAATGGATTTATCTACGATGAAACGGGCATCGATGTCGCTTTGCTTCAGGACATCAAAGAAGTTCGTCGTGAAAGATTGACTGCCTACGCTGCCGAAAAAGCGACGGCGGTATATAAAGATGGCAGCGTTTGGGACTTCGATCTGAACTATGATATTGCCTTGCCTAGCGCAACGCAAAATGAAATCGACAAAGAACAAGCTGAAAGATTAGTCAAAGCTGGCGTCTATTGTGTCAGCGAGGGCGCAAACATGCCTAGCACTTTGGAAGCTGTGGAAATCTATGCAGACAATAACATTTTTTATGGTCCGGCTAAAGCAGCCAATGCAGGTGGAGTAGCTACTTCCGCGTTGGAAATGGCTCAGAACAGTGCCCATAGTCATTGGACATTCGAAGAAGTCGACGGCAAGCTGCAGGAGATCATGACAAACATTTTTAAGACAGCAGAAAAAACAGCTGAAGAATACGGCATACCGGGCAACTATTTGGCAGGTGCCAACATCGCAGCGTTTGTGCAAGTTGCCGATGCTATGATTTATCAAGGTTTGGTTTAA
- the pdhA gene encoding pyruvate dehydrogenase (acetyl-transferring) E1 component subunit alpha — protein MATKQTKIDIDALLSSTNTDFRMVQIMDEEGNIVNPDLMPDLSDEQLVQFMTDMVWSRILHERSTALNRQGRLGFYAPTAGQEASQLGSIAAIDKEDVLLPGYRDVPQLVKHGLPLTQAFLWSRGHVDGNKYADNIKALPPQIIIGAQYVQAAGVALGLKKRNKKNVAITYTGDGGSSQGDFYEGINFAGSYKAPAIFFIQNNGWAISTPRHVQTAAQTLAQKAMAAGIPGIQVDGMDILAVYAITKKAREYAVAGNGPVLIETICYRFGPHTLSGDDPTRYRDTAELEGWQAKDPLIRMRKFLTAKGLWSEEKENEVIESVKEEIKDAIKEADQAPKQKVSDFLKSMFEEPNQTIAEQIAYYEAKETK, from the coding sequence ATGGCTACAAAACAAACAAAAATCGACATTGACGCATTATTAAGCAGCACGAACACAGATTTTCGCATGGTCCAAATCATGGACGAAGAAGGGAATATTGTGAACCCTGACCTTATGCCAGATCTTTCTGATGAACAATTGGTTCAATTCATGACAGATATGGTATGGTCCAGAATTTTGCATGAACGTTCAACTGCGTTGAATCGTCAAGGTAGATTAGGTTTCTATGCGCCGACAGCCGGTCAGGAAGCGAGCCAATTAGGAAGTATCGCAGCAATCGACAAGGAAGATGTCTTGTTGCCTGGTTACCGCGATGTTCCTCAATTGGTCAAACACGGTTTGCCGTTGACCCAAGCTTTCCTTTGGTCAAGAGGCCATGTGGATGGCAATAAATATGCTGACAACATCAAAGCTTTACCACCGCAAATCATCATCGGCGCACAATACGTGCAAGCTGCCGGTGTCGCGTTGGGCTTGAAGAAACGCAACAAGAAAAATGTTGCCATCACTTACACTGGTGACGGCGGAAGCTCGCAAGGGGATTTCTATGAAGGAATCAACTTTGCTGGATCTTACAAAGCACCTGCCATCTTCTTCATCCAAAATAACGGATGGGCGATTTCAACACCTCGCCACGTGCAGACAGCTGCTCAAACGTTGGCGCAGAAAGCTATGGCTGCCGGAATCCCTGGTATCCAAGTCGATGGAATGGACATCTTGGCTGTATATGCCATAACCAAAAAAGCAAGAGAATACGCTGTTGCCGGAAATGGCCCTGTATTGATCGAAACAATCTGCTACCGCTTTGGTCCACACACTTTGTCAGGTGATGATCCAACACGTTACCGTGACACTGCTGAATTGGAAGGCTGGCAAGCAAAAGACCCATTGATCCGCATGCGCAAATTCTTGACGGCAAAAGGTTTGTGGTCTGAAGAAAAAGAAAATGAAGTCATCGAATCAGTCAAAGAAGAGATCAAAGATGCCATCAAGGAAGCTGACCAAGCTCCTAAACAAAAAGTATCTGACTTCTTGAAGAGCATGTTCGAAGAACCTAACCAAACTATAGCAGAACAAATCGCGTACTACGAAGCAAAGGAGACTAAATAA
- a CDS encoding alpha-ketoacid dehydrogenase subunit beta: MAQLTMIQAITDALAIELANDPNVLIFGEDVGKNGGVFRATQGLQEKFGEDRVFDTPLAESGIGGLAFGLALEGFRPVAEIQFFGFVFEVMDTVVAQAARTRYRMAGTRNLPIVFRSPFGGGVHTPELHSDNLEGLMAQSPGLKVVIPSNPYDAKGLLISAIRDNDPVVFLEHMKLYRSFRDEVPEEAYTVPIGKAAITKEGSDVSVITYGAMVREAIKAAETLEKEGISVEVIDLRTVAPLDVETIIASVQKTGRVVVVQEAQRQAGVGAMVMSEISERAVLSLEAPIGRVAAPDTVFPFGQAENIWLPNATDIENKVRETYHF; this comes from the coding sequence ATGGCACAATTAACTATGATCCAAGCCATCACTGATGCGCTTGCAATTGAACTTGCAAACGATCCAAACGTTTTGATCTTCGGAGAAGACGTTGGTAAAAACGGCGGTGTATTCCGTGCAACACAAGGACTTCAAGAAAAATTCGGAGAAGACCGCGTGTTTGATACTCCTTTAGCTGAATCCGGTATCGGTGGTTTGGCATTCGGTTTGGCGTTGGAAGGTTTCCGTCCCGTTGCGGAAATCCAATTCTTCGGTTTTGTATTTGAAGTAATGGATACAGTTGTAGCACAAGCTGCACGTACACGTTACCGCATGGCAGGTACGCGTAATTTGCCTATCGTTTTCCGCTCTCCTTTCGGTGGCGGTGTGCATACACCTGAATTGCACTCGGATAACTTGGAAGGCTTGATGGCTCAATCACCAGGTTTGAAAGTGGTTATCCCTTCGAACCCATATGATGCAAAAGGTTTGTTGATTTCAGCTATCCGTGATAACGATCCTGTTGTCTTCTTGGAGCACATGAAATTGTACCGTTCATTCCGTGATGAAGTTCCTGAAGAAGCGTACACTGTTCCTATCGGCAAAGCTGCCATCACAAAAGAAGGATCTGACGTGTCCGTCATCACTTACGGCGCAATGGTCCGCGAAGCTATCAAAGCTGCAGAAACACTAGAAAAAGAAGGCATTTCGGTTGAAGTAATCGATTTGCGTACGGTTGCTCCTCTTGATGTCGAAACGATCATTGCCTCTGTACAAAAAACAGGCCGTGTCGTAGTAGTCCAAGAAGCACAGCGTCAAGCTGGTGTGGGCGCAATGGTCATGTCCGAAATTTCTGAACGTGCAGTGTTATCGTTAGAAGCTCCTATCGGACGTGTAGCTGCTCCGGATACTGTCTTCCCGTTCGGTCAAGCAGAAAACATTTGGTTACCGAATGCTACTGATATCGAGAATAAAGTAAGAGAAACTTATCATTTCTAA
- a CDS encoding 2-oxo acid dehydrogenase subunit E2 gives MSFKFKLPALGEGIMEGEIVSWSIKEGDTINEDDTLLEVQNDKSVEEIPSPVTGKVLKIVAPVGTVAVIGDVLVEIDAPGHEDEGSEDPAPATASAASTPAAPVASTGGLFQFKLPALGEGIMEGEIVSWPIKEGDMINEDDTLVEVQNDKSVEEIPSPVTGRVVRIVAPVGTVAVIGDVLVEIDAPGQNGPAAAAPAPKAAAAPAAASTAPASSGVVAAANPNKQVLAMPSVRQYAREKGIDITAVAPTGKGGRVLKEDIDNFSGVAPVAAKAVTPAVQGQASAQAAVQAAPVAAAQATQAAAPAQPFTSTMGEAETRQKMSPMRKAIAKAMVNSKHTAPHVTLFDEVEVSKLWDHRKKFKDVAAAQGTKLTFLPYVVKALAATVRDFPILNASIDDAAQEIVLKNYINIGIATDTDNGLFVPNVKDANTKGMFKIADEINNMAAQAHDGKLAAADMRNGSVTISNIGSVGGGFFTPVINYPEVAILGVGTIAQQAIVNAEGELAVGRVMKLSLSFDHRIVDGATAQKAMNNIKRLLADPELLLMEG, from the coding sequence ATGTCTTTTAAATTCAAGTTGCCTGCTCTAGGCGAAGGTATCATGGAAGGTGAAATCGTTTCTTGGTCAATCAAAGAAGGCGACACCATCAATGAAGATGATACATTATTAGAAGTACAAAATGATAAATCAGTCGAAGAAATCCCATCCCCAGTAACCGGGAAAGTCTTGAAGATTGTTGCGCCAGTAGGTACGGTTGCAGTCATTGGAGATGTATTGGTGGAAATCGATGCTCCAGGTCATGAAGATGAAGGTTCTGAAGATCCTGCACCAGCAACAGCTTCAGCGGCATCAACTCCAGCAGCACCTGTAGCTTCAACAGGAGGACTGTTCCAATTCAAATTGCCTGCTCTAGGCGAAGGTATCATGGAAGGTGAAATCGTTTCTTGGCCTATCAAAGAAGGCGATATGATCAATGAAGATGATACATTGGTTGAAGTGCAGAACGACAAATCTGTTGAAGAGATTCCATCTCCTGTTACAGGCAGAGTAGTCCGCATCGTAGCGCCAGTAGGCACGGTTGCAGTCATCGGCGATGTATTGGTGGAAATCGATGCACCAGGCCAAAATGGCCCGGCCGCAGCAGCGCCAGCACCAAAAGCAGCCGCAGCACCTGCAGCAGCTTCAACTGCACCAGCGTCATCAGGCGTGGTTGCAGCAGCAAATCCTAATAAGCAAGTTTTGGCTATGCCATCCGTCCGTCAATACGCACGCGAAAAAGGCATCGACATCACTGCAGTTGCACCGACTGGAAAAGGTGGTCGTGTACTGAAGGAAGATATCGATAACTTCAGCGGAGTGGCTCCAGTGGCAGCTAAAGCTGTGACTCCAGCAGTCCAAGGTCAAGCTTCGGCACAAGCAGCAGTCCAAGCGGCTCCTGTAGCAGCAGCTCAAGCAACACAAGCTGCAGCGCCAGCTCAACCATTCACATCCACTATGGGCGAAGCGGAAACACGTCAAAAAATGTCTCCGATGAGAAAAGCGATTGCGAAAGCGATGGTCAACAGCAAGCATACAGCGCCTCACGTAACTTTGTTTGATGAAGTTGAAGTGTCCAAATTATGGGATCACCGCAAGAAATTCAAAGATGTTGCTGCAGCGCAAGGAACAAAACTTACTTTCTTGCCTTATGTTGTTAAGGCTTTGGCAGCGACTGTACGTGACTTCCCTATCCTGAACGCTTCAATCGACGATGCCGCTCAAGAAATCGTATTGAAGAACTACATCAACATCGGTATCGCTACAGATACAGACAACGGTCTGTTCGTACCGAACGTTAAAGATGCAAATACAAAAGGCATGTTCAAAATTGCCGATGAAATCAACAACATGGCTGCGCAAGCCCATGACGGCAAACTGGCAGCTGCGGATATGAGAAACGGTTCTGTAACTATCAGCAACATCGGTTCTGTTGGCGGCGGATTCTTCACGCCAGTCATCAACTACCCTGAAGTGGCCATCCTTGGTGTTGGAACGATAGCGCAACAAGCTATCGTCAATGCAGAAGGCGAATTGGCAGTCGGCCGCGTTATGAAACTTTCATTGAGTTTCGATCACCGTATCGTTGACGGCGCAACTGCTCAAAAAGCAATGAACAACATTAAGAGATTATTGGCTGATCCAGAATTATTATTGATGGAAGGGTGA